In Syntrophorhabdus sp., the DNA window GTACAATGCAAGAGGCCAGATAGTAGCCGCCAGCATACTGAAGGCCAATATCCTGGACGAGTTGCTCTGATGATGACGGACGCCATCATCGAAATGACGAAGAGAGAGGAAAAGACCCTGAAGGAGTTTCTGACGGCCCTTCAGATGGAGCGCGACGCCATTATATCCTTTTCACTGGATGGCATAATCGCGGGGAACAACAAGAAGGAAGAGATCTTGAGAAAGCTCGAGTACCTGAAGGCGGAGAAGGAAAAGCTGCTGGAGGGTGCGGGGGACAGGGAGGCCATCGCGGCCGACGAGACTATACGGTCCCTCAACGGGAGCCTGGCCGTGGTGATGAAAGAGGTAAAGACCGCCATGGACAAGAACATGAAGCTTCTCTCCTTCTCCATCGATCACGTCAGATCGTCGATAGAGAACATTATCGGACATATAAGCGGCAACATGGGTTACGGAAAAAAGAGAGAGGACCTCTCTTCCGTACTTCTCTCTAAAGTTATCTAACGTCCGAAGAAAGGTAGCGCATGGGTATCACCTCTATCCTCAATATCGCTAGAAACGCCCTCTTTGCGCAGCAGACCTCGCTGCAGGTCCTGTCGAACAACATCGCCAATGTGAACACGAAGGGTTACGCGCGGCAGGAGGCCGTCCTCACCGAGGCCGACGCCGTTATGGGTGATACCGGACTCCTTCTGGGCAACGGCGTCAGGATCGAAAAGGTGGCGAGCTACTACGACAAGTACCTGGAGTATTCCGTGGCGAGGCAGTGTACGTCCATGGAGGAACAGAAGACATACGAGAAATTCTTCACCCGCATCGAGAGTGTTCTCGATGAGACGAACTCCCAGCTGACATCGAACATCACCGCCTTCTTCAATTCGTGGCAAAGCCTGTCCGCCGATCCCTTGAGCAGCGTCGCGCGGGCCGACGTGGCCTTAAAGGCGACGAACCTCTCCCAGAGCATCCGCAACACATACAGCGGGTTGAAGATGCTGCAGATCGAAACCGACAACAACGTGGCGAGTGAAGTGACGGAGATAAACAACATCCTTTCATCCATTGCCGCGCTGAACCAGAAGACCTATGAATCGTCGGCGGGCGGAAGCGAAGCCGCCAGCTTCGCGAGCCAGAGGATGATGCAGTTGCAGGAGCTCTCGGGGAAGCTCGATCTCCAGTATTTCGAGGATGAGAACGGCGGCCTGACCGTCATGACCGCCGACGGAAAGCTTCTCGTCGAAAAAGGGATCTCCTACGAACTGACCGCCGAGAAGACGGGCGCCGACAATTTCTACCACGTGTACTGGAAGGGGACGTCCCTGTACTCCGTCGATATCACCGATTCCATAGGAGGAGGGATCCTCAAGGGTCTCGTCGACGTGAGGGACACCCAGCTCGTCGGTTTCATCGACGATATCAACGATCTCGCGCAGTCCCTCATGACGGAGGTGAACAGCGTCCACGTCACCGGCTACAACCCCGGCGGAACAACGGGTGTCAATTTCTTTCAGAACATGACCCAG includes these proteins:
- the flgK gene encoding flagellar hook-associated protein FlgK, translating into MGITSILNIARNALFAQQTSLQVLSNNIANVNTKGYARQEAVLTEADAVMGDTGLLLGNGVRIEKVASYYDKYLEYSVARQCTSMEEQKTYEKFFTRIESVLDETNSQLTSNITAFFNSWQSLSADPLSSVARADVALKATNLSQSIRNTYSGLKMLQIETDNNVASEVTEINNILSSIAALNQKTYESSAGGSEAASFASQRMMQLQELSGKLDLQYFEDENGGLTVMTADGKLLVEKGISYELTAEKTGADNFYHVYWKGTSLYSVDITDSIGGGILKGLVDVRDTQLVGFIDDINDLAQSLMTEVNSVHVTGYNPGGTTGVNFFQNMTQDYAANIDLSDEIKADVNYIAVTSSASNMSNNDVALAIANLSSADVTIGGTTTTYVTYTASIASTVGNLSQNAQ
- a CDS encoding flagellar protein FlgN; amino-acid sequence: MMTDAIIEMTKREEKTLKEFLTALQMERDAIISFSLDGIIAGNNKKEEILRKLEYLKAEKEKLLEGAGDREAIAADETIRSLNGSLAVVMKEVKTAMDKNMKLLSFSIDHVRSSIENIIGHISGNMGYGKKREDLSSVLLSKVI